One window from the genome of Diabrotica virgifera virgifera chromosome 6, PGI_DIABVI_V3a encodes:
- the LOC126887500 gene encoding protein roadkill isoform X7 yields MSMKRLRQSVSLVVGEDQYMSIIKEKLRNIAKLSENNLLTWTEMETNGMKMMLVNSLNRAIVALDKIQKRNSIISLYEADIEKFIMKIERTKDLVATAFVMSTDSSDDEGNSWSFRPASPEVSVVADSVNISGQSNTIQFKVPECRLSDDLGLLFENQKFSDVTLSVGGREFQAHKAILAARSPVFQAMFEHEMEERKHNRVDITDVDHEVLREMLRFIYTGKASNLEKMADDLLAAADKYALERLKVMCEEALCTNLSIENAAEILILADLHSADQLKAQAIDFINTHATDVMDTPGWKSMIQTHPHLIAEAFRALATQQIPPIGPPRKRVKQS; encoded by the exons ATGTCAATGAAGCGTTTGAGACAATCTGTGTCCTTAGTTGTTGGAGAAGACCAATATATGTCTATAATAAAAGAAAAGTTAAGAAACATTGCAAAATTATCTGAGAACAATCTCCTGACCTGGACTGAAATGGAAACAAATggaatgaaaatgatgttggtgaACTCCTTAAATCGGGCCATTGTAGCTTTAGATAAAATACAGAAAAGAAACTCAATTATTAGTTTATATGAGGCTGATATAGAGAAATTTATAATGAAGATAGAGAGGACAAAAGACTTAGTTGCAACCGCGTTTGTGATGTCTACGGATAGCAGTGATGATGAAGGAAATTCTTGGAGTTTTAGACCAGCATCTCCTGAA gTGAGTGTAGTAGCGGATAGTGTAAATATTTCAGGCCAGTCGAATACAATACAGTTTAAGGTTCCAGAATGTAGATTATCAGATGATTTAGGATTACTGTTCGAGAATCAGAAATTCAGTGATGTCACGTTGTCAGTGGGTGGTAGGGAATTTCAAGCACATAAAGCGATATTGGCAG CGCGCAGCCCCGTCTTCCAGGCGATGTTCGAACACGAAATGGAGGAGCGGAAACACAATCGAGTCGATATAACAGACGTGGACCACGAAGTATTGCGAGAGATGCTGAGGTTTATCTACACGGGAAAGGCCTCGAATCTCGAAAAAATGGCTGATGATCTGCTAGCGGCAGCAGATAAG TATGCTCTCGAGAGGCTGAAAGTGATGTGTGAAGAAGCATTATGTACAAATTTATCAATAGAAAACGCAGCAGAGATTCTCATTCTGGCCGACTTACATAGTGCCGACCAGCTTAAAGCTCAAGCCATAGATTTTATTAATAC aCACGCTACGGACGTGATGGACACCCCCGGTTGGAAGTCAATGATCCAAACCCATCCACATCTGATAGCAGAAGCATTTAGAGCTTTAGCGACACAACAAATTCCGCCTATAGGCCCGCCAAGGAAACGAGTGAAGCAGAGCTGA